The region AAGGTTTTCTAAAGCTTCCCGTGCCGATTTTATATCTTCATTTTTAATGTCTTTAATGACTTTTCCGTCTCTTAAAGTAACTGTGCGGCTGCTGAATGTGGCAATATCCGGTTCGTGGGTTACAAAAACGATCGTACTTCCCTGATTATTTAAATCCTGCATTAAAGCCATGATTTCATAAGATGTTCTGGTATCTAGGTTTCCTGTAGCTTCATCCGCCAGAATCATGACAGGTTCATTCACTAAAGCTCTTGCAATAGCAACTCTTTGTTGCTGCCCTCCCGACATCTGATTGGGCAAATGGTCGATTCTGCTTTCCAGTTTTACGGCAGCCAGCGCTTTTAGAGATCTTTCGTGTCTTTCCTCAGAAGATATTTTCGAATTGTATAAAAGAGGAAGTTCTACATTTTCTTTGGCAGTTGTTCTGGGTAAAAGATTGTAAGATTGGAAAACAAAGCCTATTTTTTTGTTTCTTAAAACAGCCAGCTCATCACGATCCAGATTTTTGATATTGATGCCGTCAAGAAGGTAATCACCGCTGGAAGGCTTATCAAGACAGCCAATAATATTCAGGAGTGTAGATTTTCCCGAACCACTGCTTCCCATAATAGTTACGAATTCACCTTTTTCTACGGTAAATGTTACGCCTTTCAGAGCGTGAACGATTTCGTCCCCCATTCTAAACTCTCTTTTCAGATCGTGTATTTCGAGAATTTTGTCAGCCATGG is a window of Candidatus Chryseobacterium colombiense DNA encoding:
- a CDS encoding ABC transporter ATP-binding protein, whose amino-acid sequence is MADKILEIHDLKREFRMGDEIVHALKGVTFTVEKGEFVTIMGSSGSGKSTLLNIIGCLDKPSSGDYLLDGINIKNLDRDELAVLRNKKIGFVFQSYNLLPRTTAKENVELPLLYNSKISSEERHERSLKALAAVKLESRIDHLPNQMSGGQQQRVAIARALVNEPVMILADEATGNLDTRTSYEIMALMQDLNNQGSTIVFVTHEPDIATFSSRTVTLRDGKVIKDIKNEDIKSAREALENLPKNDDYK